In the genome of Pseudopipra pipra isolate bDixPip1 chromosome 4, bDixPip1.hap1, whole genome shotgun sequence, one region contains:
- the LOC135412945 gene encoding alcohol dehydrogenase 1-like, translating into MSTAGKVIRCRAAVAWAVGKELSVEEVEVAPPKAGEVRIKIVATGICHTDEHVLKGCFPNVEFPVILGHEGAGIVESVGEGVTSVKPGDKVIPLCVPQCGECSFCLNPESNNCLKSHLSEPQNLMPDKTTRFTCKGKQIHHFVWVSTFAEYTVVPEYAVAKIDPAAPLDKVCLLGCGFSTGYGAAINTAKVKPGSTCAIFGLGGVGLSVVMGCKAAGASRIIAVDINKDKFAKAKQLGATDCINPRDCQKPIQEVLTEMTGQGVDYSFEAIGLKETMIAALASCNMNTGICVMIGVPDSASAISLDPMLLLTGRTWKGSMLGGWKMRDCIPKLVSSYLEKKFNSDLLITHTLPFAKVNEGFELLRAGKSIRSVLLF; encoded by the exons ATGAGCACAGCAGGAAAA GTTATCagatgcagagctgctgttgcctggGCCGTGGGCAAAGAACTCTCTGTCGAGGAGGTGGAGGTTGCCCCTCCAAAGGCAGGTGAAGTCCGGATCAAG ATTGTGGCCACAGGCATCTGTCACACAGACGAACACGTTTTGAAAGGTTGCTTTCCCAATGTGGAATTCCCAGTTATCCTAGGCCATGAAGGAGCTGGGATTGTGGAAAGTGTTGGAGAAGGAGTGACCTCTGTGAAACCAG GAGACAAAGTCATTCCCCTTTGCGTCCCTCAGTGTGGGGAATGCAGCTTCTGCCTGAATCCCGAATCCAATAACTGCCTGAAATCCCA TCTCTCTGAACCACAAAACCTGATGCCTGACAAAACCACCCGGTTCACTTGCAAAGGGAAGCAGATCCACCACTTCGTGTGGGTCAGCACCTTTGCAGAATACACCGTGGTCCCAGAGTACGCCGTTGCCAAGATAGATCCTGCAGCACCTCTGGACAAAGTCTGCTTGCTCGGCTGTGGGTTTTCCACAGGCTATGGGGCTGCCATCAACACTGCCAAG GTAAAGCCAGGCTCCACCTGTGCCATCTTCGGCCTCGGAGGAGTTGGCCTCTCTGTTGTCATGGGCTGCaaggcagctggagcttcccGCATCATTGCCGTGGATATCAACAAGGACAAGTTTGCCAAGGCCAAGCAGCTGGGAGCCACCGACTGCATCAACCCTCGAGACTGCCAGAAGCCCATCCAGGAGGTGCTCACTGAGATGACAGGACAGGGTGTGGACTACTCCTTTGAGGCCATTGGCCTCAAAGAAACCATG ATTGCTGCCCTGGCCTCCTGCAATATGAACACTGGCATCTGTGTGATGATTGGGGTACCGGATTCTGCTTCAGCGATTTCCCTTGATCCTATGCTTCTGCTGACTGGGCGTACATGGAAGGGGTCAATGCTTGGAG GCTGGAAGATGAGAGATTGTATCCCCAAATTAGTTTCCAGTTATTTGGAGAAGAAATTCAATTCAGACTTGCTGATCACGCACACGCTGCCCTTCGCTAAAGTGAACGAGGGATTTGAGTTGTTGCGGGCAGGAAAAAG TATTCGCAGCGTCCTGCTCTTCTGA